From Salinicoccus roseus, one genomic window encodes:
- a CDS encoding SDR family oxidoreductase, with amino-acid sequence MNEQNKHEKIDEKIEGYTLERQPGIEGEMDPKPIFEDDEYKGSGKLKDKVAIITGGDSGIGRAVAVAYAKEGANMVIAYLDEHDDANKTKEIVESYGVKCETYAFDVKKKAECEKLVKFTIDNFGKLNVLVNHAGVQYPTEDFLDIGEDQIRETFETNIYGIIFMSQAALPYLDKGDAIVNTTSVTAYRGSPGLIEYSATNGAITSFTRSLAGNLASKGIRVNGVAPGPIYTPLIPATFDAEKVEQHGGETPLGRRGQPSELAPSYVMLASNDSSYMTGQIIHVNGGDFMTT; translated from the coding sequence ATGAATGAACAGAACAAACATGAGAAGATCGATGAAAAAATCGAAGGCTATACACTGGAGCGTCAACCCGGCATTGAGGGTGAGATGGACCCCAAGCCGATATTCGAAGACGATGAATACAAAGGCAGCGGCAAACTGAAGGACAAGGTCGCCATCATCACCGGCGGCGATTCCGGCATCGGCCGTGCAGTTGCGGTCGCTTATGCCAAGGAAGGTGCCAATATGGTCATCGCCTATCTGGATGAGCATGACGATGCGAATAAGACGAAGGAAATTGTCGAGTCCTACGGGGTCAAATGTGAAACCTACGCATTTGACGTCAAAAAGAAAGCCGAATGTGAAAAACTCGTTAAGTTCACCATCGACAACTTCGGCAAACTGAACGTGCTGGTCAACCACGCTGGCGTCCAGTATCCAACAGAAGATTTCCTCGATATCGGAGAAGACCAGATCAGAGAAACTTTCGAAACAAACATCTACGGCATCATATTCATGTCCCAGGCAGCACTGCCGTACTTGGACAAGGGTGATGCCATCGTCAACACGACAAGCGTCACCGCCTATAGGGGTTCACCCGGACTCATCGAATATTCCGCAACGAATGGAGCCATCACGTCGTTCACACGCTCGCTGGCAGGCAACCTTGCCTCAAAAGGCATCCGTGTCAACGGCGTTGCTCCCGGTCCGATATATACACCGCTCATCCCTGCAACATTTGATGCGGAGAAAGTCGAACAGCACGGCGGGGAAACACCGCTTGGACGCCGCGGCCAGCCAAGTGAACTTGCCCCAAGCTATGTGATGCTCGCATCGAACGATTCAAGCTATATGACGGGGCAGATCATCCACGTCAATGGCGGAGACTTCATGACCACTTAA
- a CDS encoding glutathione ABC transporter substrate-binding protein produces the protein MKNFWRLMLLSMLVLVLAACTDDSQVEPEGGAEGESSSSGGDMVLAFPSDAVSMDPHGSNDVPSEQVRDTIYEGLVTQNENFEIEPVLASEWEQIDDTTWQFTLQEGVTFHDGSEFNADVVKANFERLLDPAMASPRSFLLEMVSEVNVVDDYTVELVTEFPFSPLLNNLTHGAGKMISKDLIDEDYQNAIDEAGLDMTLEEYYELREAGGDEHEEAANEIGGAMGTMVEQNPVGSNYLQFESRNPGEKTELTAYEDYWNGAPTIDSATFKVVSETGSRLAELETGDSDFIAQVESSNIGRVESNEEVTLERTDSVSIDYIGFNTQKEPFDDPQVRRAITHAFDKDAVLSGVYNDSGTPAVGPLAPGVMGHSEDIEALEYDMEQARELLAEAGYEDGFDVNLMVNDDNPERVDMAVWLQESLAELNINVNIEQVEWGAYLEMTGNGEHDMFILGWSNSTGDPDNGISPLFHSDMVGAPGNRSFFENDELDALLDEGKRESDQDAREQLYVEAQQLLVDEAPAIFVRHSENLNAYNNNVEGIDINSYNIFDLREATINE, from the coding sequence ATGAAGAATTTTTGGCGATTGATGTTGCTCAGTATGCTTGTACTCGTACTGGCGGCATGTACGGATGACAGCCAGGTGGAGCCGGAAGGTGGCGCTGAAGGGGAGTCGTCTTCCAGTGGGGGCGACATGGTGCTGGCCTTCCCGAGTGATGCTGTATCCATGGATCCGCATGGAAGCAACGATGTACCATCCGAGCAGGTCCGGGATACAATATATGAAGGGCTTGTGACGCAGAATGAAAACTTTGAAATAGAACCGGTACTGGCTTCCGAATGGGAGCAGATCGATGATACTACATGGCAGTTCACCCTGCAGGAGGGGGTCACTTTCCATGATGGCAGTGAATTCAATGCTGACGTCGTGAAGGCGAACTTCGAGCGTCTGCTTGACCCTGCAATGGCCTCTCCAAGGTCTTTCCTGCTTGAAATGGTAAGCGAGGTTAATGTTGTTGATGATTACACAGTCGAACTCGTTACAGAGTTCCCGTTTTCTCCGCTGCTCAATAACCTGACGCATGGCGCAGGCAAAATGATCAGTAAAGACCTCATCGATGAAGACTATCAGAATGCAATCGATGAAGCAGGACTCGATATGACACTTGAAGAGTATTACGAGCTCCGCGAAGCAGGCGGAGATGAGCATGAAGAGGCGGCAAACGAAATCGGTGGTGCCATGGGTACCATGGTCGAGCAGAATCCTGTTGGCTCCAACTACCTCCAGTTTGAAAGCAGGAATCCGGGTGAGAAAACCGAACTGACTGCCTATGAAGATTACTGGAATGGCGCGCCGACGATCGATTCGGCCACATTCAAGGTCGTTTCTGAAACAGGCTCCAGGCTTGCGGAACTGGAAACCGGCGACTCCGACTTCATTGCACAGGTCGAGTCCAGCAACATCGGACGTGTAGAAAGTAATGAGGAAGTGACGCTTGAGCGCACGGACTCCGTTTCCATCGACTACATCGGTTTCAATACCCAAAAGGAACCGTTCGATGATCCGCAGGTGAGACGTGCAATCACCCATGCGTTTGATAAGGATGCGGTCCTCTCCGGTGTATATAATGACTCCGGTACACCGGCAGTCGGTCCACTTGCGCCTGGTGTGATGGGTCATAGTGAGGATATCGAAGCCCTGGAATACGATATGGAACAGGCAAGGGAACTGCTTGCAGAGGCAGGATATGAGGATGGATTCGATGTCAATCTGATGGTCAACGATGATAATCCAGAACGTGTGGACATGGCTGTATGGCTCCAGGAATCTCTGGCCGAACTCAACATCAATGTGAACATCGAACAAGTGGAATGGGGCGCGTACCTGGAAATGACGGGCAACGGCGAACATGATATGTTCATCCTTGGCTGGTCCAACTCAACAGGGGACCCGGATAATGGCATTTCTCCATTATTCCATTCCGACATGGTCGGGGCCCCAGGAAACAGGTCCTTCTTCGAAAACGATGAACTCGATGCATTGCTGGATGAAGGAAAGCGTGAGTCTGACCAGGATGCCCGTGAGCAGTTATATGTCGAGGCCCAGCAACTGCTTGTAGACGAAGCTCCGGCAATCTTCGTACGTCACTCTGAAAACTTGAACGCCTACAATAATAATGTTGAAGGCATCGACATCAACAGCTATAACATCTTCGATCTCCGTGAAGCCACCATCAATGAATAG
- a CDS encoding MFS transporter has protein sequence MRELFHIQNYRLFLLNMTLLGMAVSLTAPFLVIFMTETHGMPTATYGLFMATVAVGSFMMNTFIGRKSDRMAFDRKYLIIGALVMMIIAFSSYLIIGNVWLLALSYILFASLGAPAMPQLYASARESINAYRSSIAVLANTVLRSMFSFGFLFGPLIGSVLIGIYGFNGLFTGTVIMFILVLGLSFLIRPAEKKVVPQSAVDIKSYEEKIAPNLLRTPALLLPFIAFTMLHVGQWMYLLNMPLYVTKYLGEGERGVGILSSLCAGLEVPFMIFMGMIAGRISSKSLLILGAFLGSLYFMSIGIFNDFTAMVIGQVPLAIFLAVLLGLGISYFQDLLPDFPGYASTLFANAMIIGQLLGNLLGGMASDVVGLEYSFFVSGTFVFLAFILFFFTRSEIRKGEI, from the coding sequence ATGAGAGAACTCTTTCACATCCAGAACTATCGCCTCTTCCTGCTGAACATGACACTGCTCGGGATGGCCGTCTCACTCACAGCTCCCTTCCTTGTCATCTTCATGACGGAGACGCATGGCATGCCGACCGCCACATACGGACTTTTCATGGCAACGGTTGCCGTTGGAAGTTTCATGATGAACACTTTCATCGGAAGGAAAAGCGACCGGATGGCCTTTGACCGCAAGTATCTCATCATCGGCGCCCTGGTGATGATGATCATTGCCTTCTCAAGCTATCTCATCATTGGCAATGTCTGGCTTCTGGCCTTGTCATATATACTGTTCGCATCACTCGGGGCGCCTGCAATGCCGCAGCTCTATGCTTCAGCACGTGAATCGATAAACGCCTACAGGTCGAGCATTGCCGTCCTTGCGAATACCGTGCTCAGGTCGATGTTCTCCTTCGGCTTCCTGTTCGGCCCGCTGATCGGCTCCGTGCTGATCGGGATCTATGGTTTCAACGGTCTGTTTACGGGTACTGTCATCATGTTCATACTTGTACTGGGACTGTCCTTCCTGATCCGTCCCGCAGAGAAGAAGGTCGTGCCCCAGAGCGCCGTTGATATAAAAAGCTATGAGGAAAAGATTGCGCCCAACCTGCTCAGGACACCTGCGCTGCTGCTTCCATTCATAGCGTTTACGATGCTGCATGTGGGACAATGGATGTACCTCCTCAATATGCCGCTCTATGTGACGAAATACCTCGGGGAAGGGGAGCGCGGTGTAGGGATACTGTCAAGTCTCTGTGCCGGCCTTGAAGTGCCCTTCATGATATTCATGGGGATGATTGCAGGCAGGATCAGCTCCAAATCTCTGTTGATTCTCGGAGCCTTTCTCGGCAGCCTCTATTTCATGTCGATCGGCATCTTCAATGATTTCACAGCAATGGTGATCGGACAAGTGCCACTGGCGATATTCCTCGCAGTCCTGCTCGGGCTCGGCATCAGCTATTTCCAGGATCTGCTTCCGGATTTCCCGGGATATGCATCGACGCTTTTCGCCAATGCGATGATCATCGGCCAGCTTCTGGGCAACCTGCTTGGTGGAATGGCCAGTGATGTTGTAGGATTGGAGTACTCATTCTTTGTATCGGGAACGTTCGTATTCCTAGCGTTCATACTGTTCTTCTTTACTAGAAGTGAAATCAGGAAAGGGGAAATATAA
- a CDS encoding ABC transporter permease: MAVASKERIRDTKPVNPRVKSMKDFYKRLKKNKSALTGFYILLFFFIVSIFGAIDANYGLTGISSNATSLTEKLEGPSAAHWFGTDHLGRDIFIRIIHGMYITLGVGFAATFLAGLVGVPLGILAGYYGGWLDTIIMRLMDVLLAFPGILLALAIVSVLGGSTINVTIAIAIGAVPQFARIVRGSTLTTKKLEYVDAIRALGARDGKIIFQHILPNIMSPIIVNTTLFIATAILSAAGLSFLGLGVQPPTPEWGAMLNDGRNYMYQAGHITFFPGMMIVIVVLAFNLFGDGLRDALDPKFKK, translated from the coding sequence ATGGCAGTTGCATCCAAAGAAAGAATCCGGGACACCAAACCGGTCAATCCACGGGTTAAAAGCATGAAGGATTTCTATAAGCGCCTGAAGAAGAACAAATCGGCCCTTACAGGCTTCTATATACTATTGTTCTTCTTCATTGTATCGATTTTTGGTGCAATCGATGCAAACTATGGTCTTACAGGAATCAGTTCAAATGCAACCAGTCTGACAGAAAAGTTGGAAGGTCCTTCAGCCGCGCATTGGTTCGGTACGGATCACCTCGGCAGGGATATCTTCATCAGAATAATACACGGCATGTACATAACATTAGGGGTAGGGTTTGCAGCAACTTTCCTTGCAGGCCTTGTGGGTGTGCCACTTGGAATTCTCGCCGGCTACTATGGCGGCTGGCTTGATACCATCATCATGAGACTCATGGATGTCCTGCTCGCTTTCCCGGGCATCCTGCTTGCGCTTGCCATCGTCAGTGTACTTGGCGGCAGCACAATCAACGTGACCATCGCCATCGCCATCGGTGCCGTTCCACAGTTTGCACGGATCGTAAGAGGGTCGACATTGACGACAAAGAAACTGGAATATGTGGATGCGATCCGTGCCCTCGGTGCACGTGACGGCAAGATCATCTTCCAGCACATACTGCCGAATATCATGTCGCCGATCATTGTAAATACTACTCTCTTCATCGCTACAGCAATCCTTTCAGCAGCAGGCCTTTCATTCCTCGGCCTTGGCGTACAGCCGCCGACACCTGAATGGGGTGCCATGCTCAATGATGGAAGAAACTATATGTACCAGGCAGGACACATCACATTCTTCCCTGGCATGATGATCGTCATCGTTGTACTTGCATTCAACTTATTCGGAGACGGATTGAGAGATGCACTCGATCCGAAATTCAAGAAATAG
- a CDS encoding glutathione ABC transporter substrate-binding protein, whose product MKRFMGMFMLGMLLVLTACTDDSDADPGSDSGDEGSQTAGGDFILSVGNDVVSLDPHGSNDLYSDQVRNTIYEGLVTQNEALEIAPLLASEWEQVDDTTWRFTLEEDVTFHDGSDFNAEVVKANFDRVLDPAVASPRLNIFEMVEEVNVIDDYQVEIVTSYPFAPLLAHLTHDGGGMISKEVIDEDYRNAIEEAGLDMPLEEFYELRNTGGAEYEDAAESVSEYLHTVVEQKPTGTGYLQFEERTPGENTVLARYDEYWQEPAKLDTVTFKVVSETGSRIAELETGESHMISGFEPSSKERIESNPETHMYTFYNIAMEYIGFNTQKEPLDDKRVRQAITHIFDKEEVINGIYSGTGRTLEGPLQPEVLGYDEGIEGLDYDVERARELMAEAGYEDGFEISIITNDASERVDLAVYLQEALQEINVDATVDQFEWGAYLEAASTGDHDIFILGWPNATGDPDHGLWPLYHSSMMGDQGNRFFFENEAFDDLLEEGRRETDTEVREEIYREAQELLIDEAPSIFMRQAESMNAYRDEVEGLVIDTYNKPDFRNVTIE is encoded by the coding sequence ATGAAAAGATTTATGGGGATGTTCATGCTTGGGATGCTCCTCGTGCTGACTGCATGTACGGACGACAGTGATGCTGACCCGGGGAGTGACAGTGGTGATGAGGGCAGCCAGACTGCAGGAGGGGACTTCATATTATCGGTGGGAAACGACGTGGTCTCCCTGGACCCGCATGGAAGCAATGATCTGTATTCCGACCAGGTGAGGAATACGATATATGAAGGGCTTGTCACTCAAAACGAAGCGCTCGAAATTGCTCCATTACTCGCCAGTGAATGGGAACAGGTGGATGATACCACATGGCGGTTTACTCTGGAAGAGGATGTCACTTTCCATGATGGCAGTGACTTCAATGCAGAAGTCGTTAAGGCGAACTTCGACAGGGTGCTTGATCCTGCAGTCGCATCACCGCGGCTGAATATTTTCGAGATGGTGGAAGAAGTGAATGTAATTGATGATTATCAGGTTGAAATAGTGACCTCGTATCCATTTGCGCCCTTGCTGGCCCATCTCACCCATGACGGAGGGGGAATGATCAGTAAAGAAGTCATAGATGAAGACTATAGAAATGCCATAGAGGAAGCGGGACTCGATATGCCGCTTGAGGAGTTCTATGAACTGCGGAACACAGGTGGTGCAGAGTATGAAGATGCTGCAGAGAGTGTTTCCGAGTATCTGCATACTGTAGTGGAACAGAAACCAACAGGAACAGGGTATCTGCAGTTTGAAGAGAGGACACCGGGTGAAAACACTGTTCTTGCCAGGTACGATGAGTATTGGCAGGAACCTGCAAAGTTGGACACTGTCACTTTCAAGGTTGTTTCGGAAACAGGCTCAAGAATTGCAGAGCTGGAAACCGGGGAATCCCATATGATCAGCGGTTTTGAACCTTCAAGTAAAGAGAGGATTGAAAGCAATCCAGAGACCCATATGTATACTTTCTACAATATCGCAATGGAATACATCGGCTTTAATACACAGAAGGAGCCGCTTGATGATAAACGGGTAAGACAGGCCATCACACATATCTTTGATAAGGAAGAAGTCATCAATGGCATATACAGTGGTACCGGCAGGACGCTCGAAGGTCCGCTCCAACCGGAAGTTCTGGGCTACGATGAAGGTATTGAAGGACTGGATTATGACGTGGAGCGCGCGCGGGAACTGATGGCGGAGGCCGGTTATGAAGATGGTTTTGAAATCTCCATCATAACCAATGATGCATCTGAAAGGGTGGATTTGGCTGTCTACCTGCAGGAAGCGCTTCAGGAAATCAATGTCGATGCTACAGTGGACCAGTTCGAATGGGGCGCTTATCTGGAGGCGGCGAGCACCGGAGATCATGACATCTTCATACTCGGCTGGCCAAATGCAACCGGGGATCCAGATCATGGATTATGGCCCCTCTACCACTCGTCGATGATGGGTGATCAGGGGAACAGGTTCTTCTTCGAAAATGAAGCATTTGATGACCTTCTGGAGGAAGGACGTCGTGAAACCGACACAGAAGTCCGTGAAGAGATATACAGGGAGGCACAGGAACTGTTGATTGATGAAGCACCCTCAATATTCATGCGCCAGGCAGAAAGCATGAACGCCTACAGGGACGAAGTGGAGGGTCTAGTAATCGATACGTATAACAAGCCGGATTTCAGGAATGTAACAATAGAGTAA
- a CDS encoding ABC transporter permease yields MTTFIIRRLLQAIPVLIGVTILVFSLMHLTPGNPAVIMAGESAPQATVQAIEERLGLNDPLHIQYFNFLGNALQLDLGTSIRDNIPVFDHVQSRFLITLELSVYSMIFAIVLGLLAGIISAVRQYTFSDVAIMIVALFGLSMPNFWLGLMLIQWFAINLGWFAPTGWGDADQIVLPVIALGTAGAAIIARMTRSSMLDVISQDYIRTARAKGVKERVVIFRHALKNAMIPVVTVIGLQFGYFLAGSVLTESVFAINGLGRLIIDSILQRDFPVVQGAILVIAVTFVLVNLAVDISYRFLNKRIDLN; encoded by the coding sequence ATGACTACATTCATTATTCGTAGGCTGTTGCAGGCCATCCCCGTTCTCATCGGGGTCACAATTCTCGTGTTCAGTCTGATGCACCTTACTCCGGGTAACCCAGCGGTTATTATGGCAGGAGAAAGTGCGCCTCAGGCGACAGTACAGGCAATTGAAGAACGTTTGGGTCTGAACGATCCGCTTCACATACAGTATTTCAACTTCCTGGGCAATGCCCTGCAGCTGGATCTTGGTACGTCCATCCGGGACAACATCCCGGTATTCGACCATGTCCAGTCAAGATTCCTGATCACATTGGAACTTTCAGTATACTCGATGATTTTTGCGATAGTGCTTGGACTTCTGGCAGGCATCATCTCAGCAGTGCGCCAGTACACATTCTCTGATGTTGCCATCATGATTGTTGCCCTGTTCGGACTGTCCATGCCGAACTTCTGGCTCGGCCTCATGCTCATCCAGTGGTTCGCCATTAACTTGGGATGGTTTGCGCCGACAGGCTGGGGGGATGCCGACCAGATTGTTCTGCCGGTCATCGCACTCGGTACAGCCGGTGCCGCAATCATTGCCAGGATGACACGGAGCAGTATGCTCGATGTCATTTCACAGGACTACATCCGTACTGCCAGGGCAAAAGGGGTCAAGGAACGTGTAGTCATATTCAGACATGCGCTCAAAAATGCAATGATTCCGGTTGTCACTGTAATCGGTCTCCAGTTCGGCTATTTCCTTGCCGGTTCGGTGCTCACCGAGAGTGTATTCGCGATCAACGGCCTTGGCCGCCTGATCATCGATTCCATTCTGCAGCGTGACTTCCCGGTTGTACAAGGCGCCATCCTGGTCATTGCCGTCACCTTCGTTCTTGTAAATCTGGCAGTCGATATTTCCTACAGGTTCCTGAACAAACGGATCGACCTAAACTAA
- a CDS encoding LysR family transcriptional regulator, translating to MKVDDYKLLVTLDETRTLRRAAEKLFISQPAVSQRLKSIEDEWGVKIFVRTKKELYVTGEGEKIIEHARNVVERESLVKEYIRINQNSIQGNLSIGVSSLIGHTILPEILAQYLKLYPNVNIKIKVGSSQQIINEQNDFHICIVRGNRILNKQNELLFVDRHYLVTPKTTDDEKRLPIIEFQADPIYISEIEQFFERRFNRKYDSQIKVDQIATCRALLLEGIGMTVLPEIVVEGFDSTQFNIDEVLYEERPITRDTYIAFDRSVLELPQVKAFLTLVRTFVNAN from the coding sequence ATGAAAGTCGATGATTATAAGCTGCTCGTCACACTGGATGAGACGCGGACCCTGCGGCGTGCTGCAGAAAAGCTGTTCATTTCCCAGCCCGCTGTGAGCCAGCGTCTGAAATCCATCGAAGACGAGTGGGGAGTGAAGATATTCGTCCGCACGAAGAAGGAATTGTATGTAACCGGGGAAGGGGAGAAGATCATCGAGCACGCCCGCAATGTCGTAGAGCGTGAGTCGCTGGTCAAGGAATACATACGCATCAACCAGAATTCCATACAGGGAAACCTCTCCATAGGCGTCTCCTCGCTGATCGGCCATACTATACTTCCCGAAATACTGGCCCAGTACCTGAAGCTCTATCCGAATGTGAACATCAAGATCAAGGTCGGTTCTTCGCAGCAGATCATCAACGAGCAGAATGACTTCCATATATGCATCGTGCGGGGAAACCGGATACTGAACAAGCAGAATGAACTGCTGTTTGTGGACCGCCATTATCTGGTGACACCGAAAACGACCGATGATGAGAAGCGGCTTCCCATTATAGAGTTTCAGGCGGACCCTATATACATCAGTGAAATCGAGCAGTTTTTCGAACGGCGGTTCAACCGCAAATATGATTCCCAGATCAAGGTGGATCAGATTGCGACATGCCGCGCGCTGCTGCTTGAAGGCATCGGCATGACCGTTCTGCCTGAAATTGTGGTCGAAGGGTTCGACAGCACACAGTTCAATATCGATGAAGTGCTCTACGAAGAGCGTCCAATCACCCGCGATACGTACATCGCCTTCGACAGAAGCGTACTTGAACTGCCCCAGGTCAAAGCTTTCCTGACACTGGTGCGGACGTTCGTCAATGCAAATTAA
- a CDS encoding ABC transporter ATP-binding protein, which produces MSENILDINDLRTSFFVEGNEIKAVDGVTFQVPKGKTLGIVGESGSGKSISALSILQLIENPGKIVGGSINFKGEELTEAKNSRMRDIRGNEISMIFQEPMTSLNPVYTIGQQLRESYKIHEGLGKKEGTKRAIEMLELVGIPSPEKRINQYPYELSGGMRQRVMIAMALACKPELLIADEPTTALDVTIQAQILELIKELQDDIGMSVVMITHDLGVVAETCDYVAVMYCGKVVEYADVETLFDNPKHPYTVGLLNSLPRHDVDQDELVPIKGNVPAPDEMPTGCRFAPRCPHASDICSKLPELETQEDGNDVRCWIYTEEWDGEKGVEVYDRESTT; this is translated from the coding sequence GTGTCAGAAAATATTCTTGATATAAATGATCTCAGAACTTCCTTCTTTGTAGAAGGAAATGAAATAAAGGCAGTCGACGGGGTAACATTCCAGGTGCCTAAAGGAAAGACCCTCGGGATCGTCGGTGAATCGGGATCGGGCAAGAGCATCAGTGCCCTGTCCATCCTTCAGCTCATCGAGAACCCTGGCAAGATCGTCGGCGGCAGCATCAACTTCAAGGGTGAGGAGCTCACGGAAGCGAAAAATTCCAGGATGAGGGATATCCGCGGTAACGAAATCTCCATGATCTTCCAGGAGCCGATGACTTCACTCAACCCTGTCTACACGATTGGCCAGCAGCTTCGTGAATCCTATAAGATCCACGAAGGACTCGGCAAGAAGGAAGGGACGAAACGTGCCATCGAAATGCTCGAGCTCGTCGGCATCCCTTCCCCTGAAAAGCGCATCAACCAGTATCCATATGAACTTTCCGGCGGAATGCGGCAGCGTGTCATGATCGCCATGGCACTTGCCTGCAAACCGGAACTGCTCATCGCGGATGAACCGACCACAGCACTCGATGTCACCATACAGGCGCAGATCCTCGAACTGATCAAGGAACTCCAGGATGACATCGGCATGAGCGTCGTCATGATCACCCATGACCTTGGTGTCGTGGCCGAAACCTGCGACTATGTTGCCGTCATGTACTGCGGTAAAGTCGTCGAATATGCAGATGTGGAGACATTGTTCGATAACCCGAAACATCCCTATACGGTAGGGCTGCTCAATTCACTGCCCCGCCATGATGTGGACCAGGACGAACTTGTACCCATTAAAGGGAACGTGCCTGCACCGGATGAAATGCCGACCGGATGCCGATTCGCACCACGCTGTCCGCACGCCTCCGACATATGCAGCAAACTGCCTGAACTCGAAACCCAGGAAGACGGCAACGACGTAAGATGCTGGATCTACACTGAAGAGTGGGACGGCGAGAAGGGAGTAGAAGTCTATGACAGAGAATCCACTACTTAA
- a CDS encoding DUF456 domain-containing protein yields MEIIWWLIVIASFIIGFLGLVFPVVPSVLMFWIGFLVYHFALNSETLSWMFWIIVFVLTVLVLFSDFIANSYFVKRYGGTKRGEYAAIVGVVIGMFLYPPFGIIFVPFVLVLIVEAINSKDFNQALKASVGSLLAFVSSAVFNAVVYVLMVAWFLLDALVF; encoded by the coding sequence ATGGAAATCATATGGTGGCTCATTGTCATCGCTTCGTTCATCATCGGATTTTTGGGGCTGGTCTTTCCGGTCGTTCCGTCCGTATTGATGTTCTGGATCGGTTTTCTCGTCTACCACTTTGCACTCAACAGCGAGACCCTGTCATGGATGTTCTGGATCATCGTATTCGTCCTGACGGTGCTGGTGCTTTTCAGCGACTTCATCGCAAACAGCTATTTCGTAAAAAGATACGGGGGTACCAAGCGCGGTGAGTATGCCGCAATCGTCGGGGTGGTCATCGGGATGTTCCTGTATCCACCGTTTGGCATCATCTTCGTGCCTTTTGTACTGGTATTGATTGTAGAAGCAATCAATTCGAAGGACTTCAACCAGGCATTGAAGGCATCCGTCGGTTCATTGCTTGCCTTCGTATCAAGCGCCGTATTCAATGCAGTCGTCTATGTGCTGATGGTGGCATGGTTCCTGCTGGATGCGCTCGTGTTCTAG
- a CDS encoding ABC transporter ATP-binding protein, with protein sequence MTENPLLKVENLKQYFPIKGGLLGRTVNNVKAVDDISFTIGRGETVSVVGESGCGKSTTGRAILRLDEPTEGNIEFDGKDVLGKSASEMRSMRSEMQIIFQDPYASLNPRKTVRQTLNEAMDIHNIVPKKERNDRIIELMETVGLQKHQIDRFPHEFSGGQRQRIGIARALSVNPKLIICDEAVSALDVSIQAQVLNLLKRLQREMGLTYLFIAHDLGVVRHISDRIIVMYLGKIVEIGDTKSIFENPQHPYTKALLSAIPVPDPKKKSERIFLRGDVPSPIDPPTGCRFHTRCPFATDKCRDVVPELEEKDEIYKGKHSVACHYALDIQQGKHKPKYNMTDVRKSLGDEDTDNQSAEKEVEKTQK encoded by the coding sequence ATGACAGAGAATCCACTACTTAAAGTAGAGAACCTTAAACAATATTTCCCGATCAAAGGCGGACTCTTGGGGCGCACAGTAAACAACGTCAAGGCGGTCGACGATATCTCCTTCACCATCGGCAGGGGCGAAACGGTCTCCGTAGTTGGTGAATCCGGTTGTGGAAAGTCCACTACAGGACGTGCCATCCTGAGGCTTGATGAACCGACTGAAGGGAACATCGAGTTCGATGGCAAGGATGTACTCGGCAAGAGTGCTTCTGAAATGCGCAGCATGAGAAGCGAAATGCAGATCATCTTCCAGGATCCATATGCCTCCCTGAACCCCCGCAAGACTGTCCGCCAGACGCTCAACGAAGCCATGGACATCCATAACATCGTTCCAAAGAAGGAACGCAACGACCGCATCATCGAGCTTATGGAGACGGTCGGTCTGCAAAAGCACCAGATCGACCGCTTCCCCCACGAGTTCTCCGGCGGCCAGAGGCAGCGTATCGGCATCGCCCGTGCACTGTCGGTCAATCCGAAACTCATCATCTGTGATGAAGCAGTCAGTGCCCTTGATGTATCCATCCAGGCACAGGTTCTGAACCTGCTCAAACGTCTGCAGCGTGAGATGGGTCTGACATATCTCTTCATCGCCCATGACCTTGGGGTCGTACGCCACATATCAGACCGCATCATCGTCATGTACCTCGGCAAGATCGTCGAGATCGGTGATACGAAGAGCATTTTCGAGAATCCACAGCACCCTTATACGAAAGCCCTGCTTTCTGCGATACCGGTGCCGGATCCGAAGAAGAAGTCGGAACGGATCTTCCTGCGCGGAGACGTCCCTTCCCCGATCGATCCGCCGACAGGCTGCCGCTTCCACACAAGGTGTCCTTTCGCCACGGACAAGTGCCGTGACGTGGTACCGGAACTGGAAGAGAAGGATGAAATCTACAAAGGCAAGCACAGCGTGGCCTGCCACTATGCACTGGATATCCAGCAGGGCAAGCATAAACCAAAATATAATATGACGGATGTGCGCAAAAGCCTGGGAGATGAAGACACAGATAACCAAAGTGCTGAAAAAGAAGTGGAAAAAACACAGAAATAA